A genome region from Arachis duranensis cultivar V14167 chromosome 6, aradu.V14167.gnm2.J7QH, whole genome shotgun sequence includes the following:
- the LOC107494342 gene encoding uncharacterized protein LOC107494342 — MPSSRFPQNWPMVNLDLLPPFLPMQLCSLIWSCCLGRASRTFAKMEGYSRRLSLKERNGKILRILMKCLLNMWLSLKMASGDEGVVPPNASLQIDLELISWKVVSDINKDKKVLKKTLKEGEGYERPNDGAVVQGGYGFYSV; from the exons ATGCCGTCTTCACGATTCCCCCAGAATTGGCCTATGGTGAATCTGGATCTCCTCCCACCATTCCTCCCAATGCAACTCTGCAGTTTGATATGGAGTTGCTGTCTTGGACGAGCGTCAAGGACATTTGCAAAGATGGAGGGATATTCAAGAAGATTGTCATTGAAGGAGAGAAATGGGAAAATCCTAAGGATCTTGATGAAGTGCTTG TTAAATATGTGGCTAAGCTTGAAGATGGCATCAGGTGATGAAGGCGTTGTACCTCCAAATGCTTCGCTCCAAATTGATCTTGAgttgatatcttggaaggttGTATCTGACATAAACAAGGATAAGAAGGTTCTCAAGAAGACCTTGAAAGAGGGAGAGGGGTATGAACGTCCCAATGATGGAGCTGTGGTTCAAG GTGGATATGGATTTTACTCAGTCTAA